The following coding sequences lie in one Chitinophagaceae bacterium genomic window:
- a CDS encoding glutathione peroxidase, producing the protein MSQKKNIFNFKVKKIDGTEVSLSEYKGKVLLIVNTASKCGFTPQFKELESLYKEYNEKEFEILGFPSNDFSEQEPLEGYDIQSFCEINYGVTFPIFDKTKVKGKNQSELFKFLSDKKQNGSINSTPRWNFHKYLIDKNGEVRDYFYTFTKPTANRVKTKIDQLLKE; encoded by the coding sequence ATGAGTCAAAAGAAAAACATTTTCAACTTTAAGGTAAAAAAAATTGACGGGACAGAAGTAAGTTTATCTGAATATAAAGGAAAAGTTTTATTGATAGTAAATACTGCCTCTAAATGTGGGTTTACTCCCCAATTCAAAGAGCTAGAGTCTCTCTATAAAGAATACAATGAAAAAGAATTTGAAATACTTGGCTTTCCATCTAACGACTTTTCAGAACAAGAACCTTTGGAAGGTTATGATATTCAATCCTTCTGTGAAATAAATTATGGGGTAACTTTCCCCATTTTTGACAAAACAAAAGTGAAAGGCAAAAATCAGTCTGAACTCTTTAAGTTTTTATCAGATAAAAAACAAAATGGTTCAATAAACTCTACACCCAGATGGAATTTTCATAAATACCTGATTGATAAAAACGGCGAAGTAAGAGACTATTTTTACACCTTCACAAAACCTACAGCCAATAGGGTAAAAACTAAAATTGATCAGCTTTTAAAAGAGTAA
- a CDS encoding tail fiber domain-containing protein: MKKIYFLFLSLIFITICKYSTAQNVGVGTAAPDAKLEIRTTGNTASSKGFEIINSSGTSMFIVRDDQRTGIGTTTLSERLNIGGNIRMVGSDRRIGTFSNHSFFLTSNNQNRIALMNNGFVGIGNMSPSYPLDISGNTNIDGNLRIEPGNIIIHRGDGSISSGQSYTMFRWHGYNTGHTLELGYDYGSPYYFETSESSRDIEFRNAQSGSWIYMRGSNSNVGIGVTSPTERLDVQGNLRVRALSSGYVRSNNNGVLSVTPTIPWSDLTGVPPFDDSKWNQNGNNIYNKNSGNVGIGTGSPDERLHVEGNFKVQTSAGSMLIEPLGGASTTFTLSGSPRWNFQGTAYRITADGDEVMTILNNGNIGIGNAAPQATLHLVGGSNSGNVRFDHTDNRNAGGVTDGMAVGGTEIKAIDFHYTGSSQDYVYAKIATKNYNTAGTGWYSTTARYNAGLSFYVSNTGTLNERITIRDNGNVGISNTNPSYRLHVNGRIRSDGITESSDERLKDDINDLKESLAKVLALRGVSYTWNEKSSVENQEKGLQIGLIAQEVEKILPEVVDADEEGIKSVHYSVLVALLIEAIKEQQEMIQYGNSQYAALTEVVAEIQSEIKLQRKLIEIMMDNPEFRSLLTE; encoded by the coding sequence ATGAAAAAGATTTACTTTTTATTCCTCTCTTTAATTTTTATTACTATTTGCAAATACTCAACAGCTCAAAATGTTGGAGTTGGGACGGCTGCACCTGATGCAAAATTAGAGATTAGGACAACAGGAAACACAGCATCCAGTAAAGGTTTTGAAATTATTAACAGTTCCGGTACTTCCATGTTTATTGTTCGGGATGATCAGAGAACCGGTATTGGTACCACTACATTAAGTGAACGGCTTAATATAGGTGGAAATATTAGAATGGTTGGCAGTGATCGAAGAATTGGTACTTTTTCCAATCATTCGTTTTTTCTTACTTCCAATAACCAAAACAGAATTGCCTTAATGAACAATGGTTTCGTGGGAATTGGAAACATGTCTCCCTCTTACCCATTAGATATAAGTGGCAACACGAATATTGATGGGAATCTAAGAATTGAACCGGGCAACATTATTATTCACCGTGGTGACGGAAGCATTAGTAGCGGTCAAAGTTATACTATGTTTAGATGGCATGGCTATAACACAGGACATACTTTAGAGCTTGGATATGATTATGGGAGTCCGTATTATTTTGAAACCAGCGAAAGTAGCAGAGATATAGAATTCAGAAATGCACAATCCGGTAGCTGGATATATATGAGAGGCTCAAATAGTAATGTAGGTATAGGTGTAACTTCACCTACTGAAAGATTAGATGTGCAAGGAAATCTAAGGGTAAGAGCATTATCTAGCGGATATGTAAGATCTAATAACAATGGAGTTCTATCTGTTACACCTACTATACCTTGGTCAGATTTAACAGGTGTTCCTCCATTTGATGATAGTAAGTGGAATCAAAACGGAAATAATATTTATAATAAAAACTCCGGAAATGTTGGTATTGGAACCGGCTCTCCGGATGAAAGATTGCATGTAGAGGGCAATTTTAAAGTTCAAACCAGTGCAGGAAGTATGCTTATAGAGCCTTTAGGTGGGGCTTCCACTACTTTTACTTTAAGCGGAAGTCCGAGATGGAATTTTCAAGGTACTGCTTATAGAATAACAGCTGACGGTGATGAGGTAATGACCATTTTAAACAATGGTAATATTGGTATAGGCAATGCAGCTCCTCAAGCTACATTACACTTAGTTGGAGGAAGTAACAGCGGTAATGTCAGATTCGACCATACTGACAATAGAAATGCAGGTGGAGTCACTGATGGTATGGCTGTTGGTGGCACTGAAATAAAAGCAATTGACTTTCACTATACCGGCAGCTCTCAGGATTATGTATATGCGAAAATTGCCACTAAAAACTATAATACTGCCGGAACAGGCTGGTACTCAACAACTGCAAGATACAATGCGGGATTAAGTTTTTATGTAAGTAATACAGGAACCTTAAATGAACGTATTACCATACGTGACAATGGGAATGTTGGAATCAGCAACACCAATCCATCCTACAGATTACATGTTAACGGCAGAATTCGTTCTGACGGAATTACAGAATCCTCAGATGAAAGACTAAAGGATGATATAAACGACCTAAAAGAATCTTTGGCAAAAGTGCTGGCTCTAAGAGGCGTTTCATATACATGGAATGAAAAATCTTCTGTTGAAAATCAGGAAAAAGGGTTGCAAATCGGATTAATTGCACAAGAAGTTGAAAAAATTCTTCCTGAAGTGGTAGATGCAGATGAAGAGGGAATAAAATCTGTCCATTATTCTGTTTTAGTGGCCTTATTAATCGAAGCTATAAAAGAGCAGCAGGAAATGATACAATACGGCAATAGTCAATATGCAGCTCTCACTGAAGTAGTAGCTGAAATACAATCTGAAATCAAACTACAGAGAAAATTGATTGAGATAATGATGGATAATCCTGAGTTTAGATCATTATTGACAGAGTAA
- a CDS encoding RNA pseudouridine synthase, translated as MKVLYEDNHYIAIQKKSGELSQGDSSGDMPLGENVKDYIKKKYNKPGDVFLGVVHRLDRPVSGVILFARTSKGLTRMQELFRNKEVKKTYLAIVHGFPKETEGTLKHFLVKDNEKNTVKAFNKEKKDSKEAILRYKLLGNLHGKSLLAVYPETGRSHQIRAQLSQNKNSILGDVKYGGQKADDKNQIYLHALKLEFVHPVKKEKVIIKVLPEGSYWSEFGDIIKAEFNKRS; from the coding sequence ATGAAAGTTTTATATGAGGACAATCACTACATTGCTATTCAAAAGAAATCAGGTGAATTATCACAAGGAGACAGTAGTGGGGATATGCCTTTAGGTGAAAACGTTAAAGACTATATTAAAAAGAAATACAACAAACCGGGAGATGTGTTTTTAGGTGTTGTTCACAGACTTGATCGCCCTGTGAGCGGTGTTATTTTATTTGCCAGAACATCCAAAGGACTTACCCGGATGCAGGAATTATTCAGAAATAAAGAAGTAAAAAAAACTTATCTTGCTATAGTGCATGGATTTCCGAAAGAAACTGAAGGAACACTAAAACATTTTTTAGTAAAAGATAATGAGAAAAATACAGTAAAAGCCTTCAACAAAGAAAAAAAAGATAGTAAAGAAGCCATTTTGCGATATAAACTTTTAGGTAATTTGCATGGTAAAAGCCTGTTAGCGGTTTACCCTGAAACTGGCAGATCTCATCAAATAAGAGCTCAATTATCTCAAAATAAAAATTCCATTTTAGGTGATGTAAAATATGGCGGTCAAAAAGCTGATGATAAAAATCAAATTTACCTGCATGCTTTAAAACTGGAGTTTGTTCATCCCGTAAAAAAGGAAAAAGTGATAATTAAAGTATTACCGGAAGGTTCTTACTGGAGTGAATTTGGAGACATCATTAAAGCTGAATTCAATAAGAGATCTTAA
- the bioA gene encoding adenosylmethionine--8-amino-7-oxononanoate transaminase, which translates to MLKERDKKYVWHPYTQMKNAPDNIVVKRAKGALFWDENEKEFIDAVSSWWVNVHGHSHPLIAERIYEQFLKLEHIIFAGCTHEPAVNLAEKLIELTKINDGKVFYTDNGSTAVEVALKMAIQYFQNTGEPKKKRILALEGAYHGDTFGSMSVSQRSVFTQSFNDYLFEVDFLPFPDQKNIENFKKRVIEELEKGNVAAFIFEPLVQGAGGMKMYPAEVLEFMINSSKKYGALSIADEVMTGFGRTGKMFAFQHTQSLPDIICLSKGITGGCMPLGVTISNKKVYDSFLDESKQKTLFHGHSFTANPLSCTASLASIEIFEEKSLVEYQSKILDFYDSFSKKIANNRKIENLRKCGTILAFDIKTDNKTSYLNNIRDFIYNFYIEKGLMVRPLGNVIYFMPPYVIEEKSLQKLEKNTLELIDKV; encoded by the coding sequence ATGCTAAAAGAAAGAGATAAAAAATATGTCTGGCATCCTTATACACAAATGAAAAATGCTCCCGATAACATTGTTGTCAAGAGAGCTAAAGGAGCACTTTTCTGGGATGAAAATGAAAAAGAATTTATAGATGCCGTAAGTAGCTGGTGGGTAAATGTACACGGACACAGCCACCCCCTGATAGCTGAAAGAATCTACGAACAATTTCTCAAATTAGAGCACATAATATTTGCCGGTTGCACACATGAACCGGCAGTGAACTTAGCTGAAAAGTTAATTGAACTGACTAAAATCAATGATGGGAAAGTCTTTTATACTGACAATGGTTCAACGGCTGTTGAAGTTGCCTTAAAAATGGCCATACAATATTTTCAAAACACCGGCGAACCAAAAAAGAAAAGAATATTAGCTTTGGAAGGTGCTTATCATGGCGACACTTTTGGTTCTATGTCCGTAAGTCAAAGAAGTGTTTTTACGCAGTCATTTAATGACTATCTTTTTGAAGTAGATTTTCTGCCTTTCCCGGATCAAAAAAATATTGAAAATTTTAAAAAAAGAGTAATCGAAGAGCTTGAAAAAGGTAATGTCGCTGCCTTTATATTTGAACCTTTAGTACAGGGAGCCGGAGGGATGAAAATGTACCCGGCTGAAGTGCTGGAATTTATGATTAATAGTTCAAAAAAATACGGGGCTCTCAGTATAGCAGATGAAGTTATGACCGGATTTGGCAGAACCGGTAAAATGTTTGCTTTTCAGCATACTCAGTCTTTACCCGACATAATTTGTCTTTCAAAAGGAATTACCGGAGGCTGCATGCCTTTGGGCGTTACAATTTCAAATAAAAAGGTTTATGATTCTTTTTTAGATGAATCTAAACAAAAAACCTTGTTTCACGGACATTCGTTTACCGCAAATCCTCTCAGTTGTACCGCTTCATTAGCCAGCATTGAAATTTTTGAAGAAAAAAGTCTTGTTGAATATCAAAGCAAGATTCTGGATTTTTATGATTCATTTTCAAAGAAAATTGCCAATAACCGCAAAATTGAAAACTTAAGAAAATGTGGTACAATACTGGCTTTTGACATAAAAACCGATAACAAAACTTCCTATTTAAATAATATAAGAGATTTTATTTATAACTTTTATATAGAAAAGGGGTTGATGGTCAGACCTCTGGGGAATGTTATTTATTTTATGCCGCCCTATGTAATAGAAGAAAAATCTCTTCAGAAGTTAGAAAAAAATACACTTGAACTCATCGACAAGGTTTAA
- the bioD gene encoding dethiobiotin synthase, whose translation MIFIAGTGTGVGKTLISSILLVASQGNYWKPVQAGLEPSTDTEWVKLNTGLPESDFIPEKHIFKAPESPHYASKLENTTVELSKLQPPITNQKLIIEGAGGILVPLNETETFLDYIKLYNLPVVLVAGYYLGAINHTLLSIEIIKQSNVKINAVILNGEWKSHASSFLINKYNDLLFFDIPDIKNINKVEIIKAASYLKTQKNWEKILL comes from the coding sequence ATGATTTTTATAGCCGGAACAGGGACAGGTGTTGGGAAAACACTAATTTCTTCAATTTTATTAGTTGCTTCTCAAGGCAATTACTGGAAGCCGGTGCAGGCAGGCTTAGAACCATCTACCGATACTGAATGGGTAAAGTTAAATACCGGGCTTCCCGAAAGTGATTTTATACCCGAAAAGCATATCTTCAAAGCACCGGAATCGCCTCACTATGCTTCAAAACTTGAAAATACGACGGTTGAGCTTTCAAAACTGCAGCCACCAATAACCAATCAAAAACTAATTATTGAAGGAGCCGGTGGCATATTAGTACCTCTGAATGAAACGGAAACTTTCTTAGATTATATTAAGCTATATAATTTACCTGTTGTTTTAGTTGCAGGATATTATTTGGGAGCAATCAATCACACTTTACTAAGCATTGAAATAATTAAACAAAGTAATGTTAAAATAAACGCTGTGATTTTAAATGGAGAGTGGAAAAGTCATGCAAGCAGCTTTCTGATTAATAAATATAATGACCTTTTATTTTTTGATATTCCTGATATAAAAAACATCAATAAAGTTGAAATTATAAAAGCAGCATCCTATTTAAAAACTCAAAAAAACTGGGAAAAAATATTATTGTAA
- a CDS encoding tryptophan-rich sensory protein — translation MDRSFILTFVYFLIINFSALALGSILMGDGARGEWYLSLELAPWTPPGWVFGFAWFTVMTLFSYFMASLKTEGIFKWKVYNTLFILFSIQWILNVGWNLFFFRMELAVPALLIMVLLFISLFSIMFYSASLSKLKLFFILPYIIWLFIALSLNAYVVIKN, via the coding sequence ATGGACCGGAGTTTTATTTTAACTTTTGTTTATTTCCTGATAATTAATTTCTCTGCTCTGGCTTTGGGCTCTATTTTAATGGGAGATGGGGCGAGGGGTGAATGGTATCTCAGTCTAGAGTTGGCGCCATGGACTCCACCGGGTTGGGTATTCGGTTTTGCCTGGTTTACGGTAATGACTCTGTTTAGCTATTTTATGGCTAGTTTGAAAACAGAAGGCATTTTTAAGTGGAAAGTATATAATACCTTATTTATTTTATTTTCTATACAGTGGATTTTAAATGTCGGATGGAATTTATTCTTTTTCAGGATGGAATTAGCTGTACCTGCATTATTGATTATGGTGCTCTTGTTTATAAGTTTGTTTTCTATAATGTTTTATTCGGCTTCGCTAAGTAAACTCAAACTCTTCTTTATATTACCGTATATTATTTGGCTTTTCATTGCACTTTCATTAAATGCTTACGTTGTTATTAAAAATTAA